A window from Candidatus Nitrospira neomarina encodes these proteins:
- a CDS encoding pseudouridine synthase, whose product MAQPEKTVRLQKIIARSGVASRRKAEELIQHGLVTVNGETVMTLGTKVDPAVDHIKVEGRHLKSRPPDMFLMLNKPVGYISTLHDPAGRPTIKALVPKPSIRLFPVGRLDYDSEGLLLLTNNGDIAQACLHPAHHVHKTYLVKIKGILEESEIQKLRHGLILEDGPTAPAKVKKAGKAAANSWVEITIHEGRKHQVKRMFEQIGHPVIRLKRVQFGPLNLGTLPPGQTRYLTDKEANDLRHLLIAPESPGPTVRQPKTELMRLSRPAGQLRPRPAIPNSIRSKNMASPAEKAGQTRPWTPTRPQIKKTEKSAPSRPAAPSRPRSPNPNSIKRKSTPTSAGTIGQAGLHRSKDQPTQRMENFPKSGPAGQFWPRQGNPKPIRSKKTISTPGTTGNARPRRPGVTSNSRFKFKT is encoded by the coding sequence ATGGCTCAACCAGAGAAAACAGTCCGTTTACAAAAAATCATCGCCCGTTCCGGAGTCGCTTCCAGACGCAAGGCGGAGGAACTGATCCAACATGGGCTGGTCACCGTTAATGGGGAAACCGTCATGACGCTAGGGACCAAAGTTGATCCTGCTGTCGACCACATCAAGGTCGAAGGGCGCCATCTGAAGTCCCGACCTCCTGATATGTTTCTCATGCTTAATAAGCCAGTGGGATACATCTCCACCTTGCATGATCCTGCGGGTCGTCCCACAATTAAAGCCTTGGTCCCGAAACCTTCCATACGGCTATTTCCGGTCGGACGGTTAGATTATGATAGTGAAGGCTTACTTCTGCTCACCAATAACGGTGATATTGCACAAGCCTGCCTTCATCCCGCACACCATGTCCATAAAACATACCTGGTGAAAATTAAGGGTATCCTAGAAGAATCTGAAATCCAAAAACTCCGACATGGGCTGATATTGGAAGATGGGCCCACCGCTCCGGCCAAAGTAAAAAAAGCCGGAAAAGCGGCGGCTAATTCCTGGGTGGAAATCACCATCCATGAAGGACGTAAACACCAGGTCAAACGAATGTTTGAGCAAATCGGCCATCCCGTGATCCGGTTAAAACGCGTTCAGTTTGGGCCTCTGAACCTTGGAACTCTTCCCCCAGGCCAGACGCGATATTTAACAGATAAGGAAGCGAACGACTTACGCCATTTACTCATCGCACCTGAATCGCCAGGTCCGACTGTCCGCCAGCCGAAAACTGAACTGATGCGCCTATCGAGACCTGCAGGTCAATTACGACCACGTCCCGCAATCCCCAATTCCATCAGAAGTAAGAATATGGCGTCACCTGCCGAAAAGGCCGGTCAAACACGACCATGGACACCAACCCGTCCGCAAATTAAGAAAACGGAAAAATCTGCTCCCTCCAGACCTGCGGCTCCTTCGCGACCACGCTCACCAAACCCGAATTCCATCAAAAGGAAGAGCACCCCAACGTCTGCGGGAACGATCGGCCAAGCAGGGCTACACCGATCCAAAGATCAACCGACCCAAAGAATGGAAAATTTTCCTAAATCGGGACCCGCTGGTCAGTTTTGGCCACGCCAGGGAAACCCCAAACCCATCAGGAGCAAGAAGACGATCTCAACTCCTGGCACAACCGGCAACGCACGGCCCCGCCGACCCGGCGTCACATCAAACAGCCGGTTCAAGTTTAAAACTTAA
- the aspS gene encoding aspartate--tRNA ligase, with translation MFSLKRSHHCGELSIDHVGQIVTLAGWVASRRDHGGVRFIDLRDRYGLTQIVFDSEQQPTVHQLADRLRNEYVVAITGEVALRPEGSANPHIPTGAIEIRSTSLVILNEAKPLPFALDDTITTTETLRLKHRYLDLRRPKMQELLQLRSQVSHLVRQYLHGNQFIEVETPILTKSTPEGARDYLVPSRVNPGEFFALPQSPQLFKQILMIGGTDRYYQIARCFRDEDLRLDRQPEFTQIDLEMSFVDQEDIMQLIEHMVRLVFKETKNIDLPSPLPRLSFEEAMGRYGTDKPDLRFDLQLQDLSQFAATCDFKVFKSAAENGGIVKALVIPGGNAFTRNRIDNLIGTAKEFGAKGLAWVKINEEGNLDSSIAKFFNSQTLRDALPSAKTGDLLIFVADQAPIVHQVLGRLRLLLGEELGLIDRNRWEPLWVIDFPMFEFDDTAKRYIALHHPFTAPHSEDMPLLETDPLQIRTQAYDLVLNGFELGGGSIRIHAPQVQSKVFDLLNISKTEAREKFGFLLDALESGAPPHGGIALGLDRLVMLLGKTESIREVIPFPKTQKAQCLMTEAPSPVTTEQLQELSIRTTAKKPDNPV, from the coding sequence ATTTTTTCGTTGAAACGATCACATCATTGCGGTGAACTCTCCATAGACCATGTAGGCCAAATCGTGACCTTAGCCGGCTGGGTTGCCAGTCGCCGCGACCATGGCGGAGTGAGGTTCATTGATCTTCGTGATCGCTACGGCCTCACACAAATCGTGTTTGATTCAGAGCAGCAACCCACCGTCCATCAACTAGCCGATCGGCTCCGCAATGAATACGTCGTGGCAATCACCGGTGAGGTGGCCTTACGTCCCGAAGGCTCAGCCAACCCTCATATTCCGACTGGCGCCATAGAAATTCGAAGCACATCCCTCGTGATTCTCAATGAAGCCAAACCCCTCCCCTTTGCCCTCGACGACACCATCACCACCACTGAAACACTTCGGTTAAAACACCGGTATCTGGACCTTCGCCGGCCAAAGATGCAAGAACTCCTTCAACTCCGCAGTCAGGTGTCCCATCTTGTACGGCAATACCTTCATGGCAATCAGTTCATAGAGGTGGAAACACCGATTTTAACAAAAAGCACTCCCGAGGGCGCACGAGATTATCTCGTCCCGAGTCGAGTCAACCCTGGTGAATTTTTTGCTCTTCCCCAATCGCCGCAACTCTTTAAGCAGATTCTTATGATCGGGGGAACTGATCGTTATTATCAAATAGCCAGATGCTTTCGTGATGAAGACCTCCGGTTGGACCGCCAGCCAGAATTCACGCAAATCGATCTGGAAATGTCTTTCGTCGATCAGGAAGATATCATGCAGTTGATCGAACATATGGTCAGACTGGTTTTTAAAGAGACGAAAAATATTGACCTTCCCTCCCCATTGCCCCGGCTGTCCTTTGAGGAGGCCATGGGACGCTATGGGACCGACAAACCGGATCTTCGCTTTGATCTGCAGTTACAGGACCTGAGTCAATTCGCTGCAACCTGTGACTTTAAAGTTTTTAAGAGCGCAGCGGAAAACGGCGGAATCGTGAAAGCCCTCGTCATTCCCGGTGGCAACGCCTTTACCCGCAACCGGATTGACAATCTAATCGGTACCGCAAAAGAATTTGGTGCCAAGGGACTCGCCTGGGTCAAAATTAACGAAGAGGGCAATCTGGATTCCTCTATCGCCAAATTCTTTAATTCCCAAACCCTACGTGACGCCCTACCCTCGGCCAAAACCGGGGACCTGCTCATCTTTGTCGCAGATCAAGCGCCTATCGTCCATCAAGTCTTAGGCCGCCTTCGCCTGCTGCTGGGGGAGGAGCTAGGATTAATTGATCGAAACCGGTGGGAACCGCTATGGGTCATAGACTTTCCCATGTTTGAATTTGACGATACGGCCAAACGATATATCGCTCTGCACCATCCCTTTACGGCCCCTCACTCAGAAGATATGCCGCTTCTGGAAACCGATCCTCTCCAGATTCGAACGCAAGCCTATGACCTGGTTTTGAATGGCTTTGAGTTAGGTGGAGGAAGCATTCGAATTCATGCGCCACAAGTTCAGTCAAAAGTCTTTGACTTACTCAACATCTCCAAAACGGAGGCTCGTGAAAAATTTGGATTTCTCTTAGATGCCTTGGAATCCGGGGCACCGCCTCATGGAGGCATCGCGTTGGGACTTGATCGGTTGGTGATGTTACTCGGCAAGACGGAATCGATTCGAGAAGTGATCCCGTTTCCCAAAACCCAGAAGGCTCAATGCCTGATGACCGAAGCCCCCTCCCCCGTCACAACAGAACAACTACAGGAGCTCTCTATTCGCACGACGGCTAAAAAGCCTGACAACCCGGTTTAA
- a CDS encoding molybdopterin-dependent oxidoreductase, whose protein sequence is MSFLNNSPFSFQLSRRALFKLGGLATISMGFPGCDLGSMFAVPPRETTYFTSNDKFYTVNFMDASYNFTRDLDVEQWKMVVKGAVERPLVMKWRDLLNRESFDQAVTLMCIDTLPGGSSLGTAMWRGISLKKLLQDIGADEDTARDVIFRASDGYSDSIPFARAMEDDVMLAYLMNGEKLPKDHGFPVRLIVPGLYGIKNVKWITEIEVYNGDYLGYWQQKGWTDDGTIHIFSRIDSPGHYQSLQASQQRLRGIAYGGPESISEVQLSFDQEKTWVSAEIEPPLSPLTWVIWNYHWSPPRPGKHMVSVRAIDTKGKIQTSEITRPQPAGATGLHSIVLNVLNA, encoded by the coding sequence ATGTCATTCTTAAATAATTCTCCCTTTTCTTTTCAACTGAGCCGTCGGGCCCTTTTCAAGCTTGGGGGACTGGCTACCATCAGCATGGGATTTCCTGGATGCGATCTGGGGTCGATGTTTGCAGTTCCTCCACGGGAAACCACCTATTTTACATCAAACGATAAATTTTACACTGTAAATTTCATGGATGCTTCTTATAATTTTACCCGTGACTTGGATGTGGAGCAATGGAAAATGGTGGTTAAGGGCGCTGTGGAACGCCCTCTGGTGATGAAATGGCGCGACCTCCTCAATCGGGAATCCTTTGATCAGGCTGTGACGCTGATGTGTATAGATACCCTTCCAGGCGGGAGTAGTTTGGGGACCGCTATGTGGAGAGGGATTTCCCTTAAAAAACTTTTGCAAGACATCGGAGCCGATGAAGACACAGCCCGGGATGTGATTTTTCGAGCATCTGACGGATATTCCGACAGTATTCCTTTTGCCAGAGCCATGGAAGATGATGTCATGTTGGCATATCTGATGAATGGGGAAAAGCTTCCTAAGGATCACGGCTTTCCGGTCCGCCTGATTGTTCCAGGTCTCTACGGGATTAAAAATGTGAAGTGGATTACGGAAATCGAGGTCTATAACGGCGATTATCTTGGCTACTGGCAACAGAAAGGTTGGACGGATGATGGGACCATTCATATTTTTTCCCGCATTGATAGCCCGGGTCATTACCAGTCTTTACAAGCGTCTCAACAACGATTACGTGGGATTGCCTATGGAGGACCGGAGAGCATCAGTGAGGTTCAACTGAGTTTTGATCAGGAGAAAACCTGGGTGTCCGCCGAAATCGAACCACCGTTGTCTCCTTTAACATGGGTGATTTGGAATTATCATTGGAGCCCGCCAAGACCTGGCAAGCACATGGTGTCTGTGAGGGCTATCGATACGAAGGGAAAGATCCAAACCTCGGAAATCACGAGACCACAACCGGCTGGGGCGACGGGATTGCATTCCATTGTTCTAAATGTGCTGAATGCTTAA
- a CDS encoding UDP-glucuronic acid decarboxylase family protein, which produces MRIFLTGGAGFLGSHLCETLIHQGHTVICLDNLLTGRTENIGALMGHPKFSFIHYNVCDYLHVDGPVDAVMHFASPASPQDYLEFPIATMKVGALGTHKALGLAKAKQARFLLASTSEVYGDPLVNPQPESYWGNVNPISPRGVYDEAKRFAEALTTAYHRFHGLDTRIVRIFNTYGPRMRPKDGRVVSNFIVQALQGHPLTVYGDGSQTRSFCYVDDLVAGILSLLQAPPDEFRKNQDVQDSVRFGKTQANLGSIHDPVNIGNPQELTVMDIAKTVIKLTNSSSTITQHPLPIDDPKVRRPNIEKATTLLKWEPRITLEQGLEKAIDYFRSHLDHVK; this is translated from the coding sequence ATGCGGATATTTTTGACCGGAGGAGCCGGTTTTTTAGGAAGTCATTTATGCGAAACGCTTATCCATCAAGGACATACAGTCATATGCCTGGACAATCTCCTTACCGGACGTACAGAAAATATCGGTGCCCTCATGGGGCATCCGAAATTCTCGTTTATTCACTACAATGTCTGCGATTATCTTCATGTCGACGGACCAGTCGATGCCGTCATGCATTTCGCCTCACCGGCGAGCCCGCAGGACTATCTGGAATTTCCCATCGCCACCATGAAAGTCGGCGCGTTAGGCACACACAAAGCGCTGGGCCTAGCCAAGGCGAAACAGGCGCGATTTCTCCTGGCCAGCACATCGGAAGTCTATGGAGATCCCCTGGTCAACCCACAGCCGGAATCCTATTGGGGCAACGTCAACCCCATTAGCCCCAGAGGCGTCTACGACGAAGCGAAACGATTTGCCGAAGCCTTAACCACCGCCTACCATCGCTTTCATGGCCTTGATACAAGAATCGTCAGAATCTTCAACACCTATGGCCCACGGATGCGCCCAAAAGATGGGCGGGTGGTGTCCAACTTTATCGTGCAAGCCTTACAAGGGCATCCGTTAACGGTCTATGGCGATGGGTCACAGACTCGCAGCTTTTGTTACGTCGATGATCTGGTCGCGGGAATCCTATCGCTTCTCCAGGCCCCGCCAGACGAATTTCGAAAAAATCAAGATGTTCAAGATTCGGTTCGATTCGGGAAAACTCAGGCCAACCTCGGCTCCATACATGACCCGGTTAACATCGGCAATCCACAAGAACTCACCGTCATGGACATAGCTAAAACGGTCATTAAACTCACCAACTCATCGAGCACAATCACGCAACATCCCCTTCCAATCGATGACCCTAAAGTACGCCGACCAAATATTGAAAAGGCTACCACTCTGCTCAAGTGGGAACCTCGGATTACTTTGGAACAAGGCCTGGAAAAAGCCATCGACTATTTCCGGTCTCATTTAGACCATGTAAAGTGA
- a CDS encoding amidohydrolase, which yields MQNIRQDHILEGILVTLRGSLAACPEVAGSEVMTSTLITNFLHSYPPDRLLTHLGGYGIAAVYDGQHPGPTVMIRCELDGLPVEEADKTQWLVPGANIAHRCGHDGHMAIVAGLAPLLHRTPPTCGRVVLLFQPAEETGAGARAIIDDPNFEKFRPDCAITLHNLPGFPRGHIVYRRGTFASASVGMRVRLLGQASHAAEPEQARSPANAVGRLLAELPQLSRVTDNPYCMLTLTHAQLGLMSFGLTPGEATVCATLRAASAAGLQNLRRDAEQCVRLCAEAERLFAEVEWVQDFPATINDDALVDTLERVCLETGIEAMEISKPFRWSEDFGHFGDVCPILHFGLGIGEHAPGLHQPDYEFCDDTILIAVSGFYEMVKSLLIGYGSQGEKAATGT from the coding sequence ATGCAGAACATTCGGCAGGACCACATTCTTGAAGGCATTTTAGTCACCCTTCGTGGCTCTCTGGCGGCTTGCCCGGAAGTGGCCGGGTCGGAGGTCATGACATCAACACTCATCACAAATTTTTTACATTCCTATCCACCGGACAGACTGTTGACCCATCTCGGTGGGTATGGAATTGCAGCGGTCTATGATGGCCAACATCCCGGGCCAACGGTGATGATACGCTGTGAACTGGATGGACTGCCTGTGGAAGAAGCAGACAAAACCCAGTGGCTCGTGCCAGGAGCGAACATCGCCCACCGCTGCGGACATGACGGACATATGGCCATCGTGGCGGGTTTGGCTCCCTTACTTCATCGCACCCCACCAACCTGTGGACGAGTGGTGCTCTTGTTTCAGCCCGCAGAGGAAACAGGGGCAGGCGCACGGGCAATTATCGATGACCCGAATTTTGAGAAGTTCCGTCCTGACTGCGCGATCACCCTGCATAATCTACCAGGATTTCCCAGGGGGCATATCGTGTATCGACGGGGGACGTTTGCCAGTGCGTCTGTCGGGATGAGAGTTCGTCTCCTTGGCCAAGCGTCTCACGCGGCCGAGCCGGAACAGGCTCGTTCTCCTGCGAATGCCGTCGGAAGGCTTCTGGCTGAGCTGCCCCAACTGAGCAGGGTCACGGACAATCCCTATTGTATGCTCACGCTGACCCATGCGCAGCTGGGACTCATGTCATTTGGGCTCACACCGGGAGAAGCAACCGTGTGTGCTACGCTTCGTGCAGCTTCCGCGGCAGGCCTTCAAAATTTACGTCGCGACGCGGAGCAGTGCGTTCGCCTTTGTGCCGAGGCGGAACGGCTTTTTGCAGAAGTCGAGTGGGTGCAGGATTTTCCGGCGACCATCAACGATGATGCCCTGGTGGATACCCTGGAGCGCGTGTGCCTGGAAACGGGAATTGAGGCCATGGAAATTTCCAAACCGTTTCGGTGGTCGGAGGACTTTGGGCATTTTGGCGATGTTTGCCCCATCCTCCATTTTGGACTCGGTATTGGTGAGCATGCACCAGGCCTTCATCAGCCGGATTATGAGTTCTGCGACGATACCATCCTGATTGCGGTGAGTGGCTTTTATGAAATGGTCAAATCGCTGTTGATCGGATATGGAAGTCAAGGAGAGAAAGCCGCAACCGGTACCTGA